The genomic window ATCGTGCGCGACCTGTGGCTGGGGAGGGAACCGTTCCTCGACATCGGCCCGCTGTCGGCCACCCGTTTCGAGCGGGCCGGGGCCGCCGCCCGCCCCGAGGCCCACATCAGCTGAACGGCGTCCAGGAGGTCCGTATGGTGCCCCTCGTCCCCCCGTGGGTGCTGCGCGCCGCGTTCGCGCGCCGCCTGTCCGTCATGTACGGCACGGAGGTCCCGGCGTACACGACCCTCGTCGAGGTGGCCGGGCAGGTGAACGACGACGTCCTCCGGGACGCCGGTGAGAGCGCCGAGCGGCTCGGCAGCATCGAGCGCGTCACCGCGGAGCGGCACGGGGCGATCCGGGTCGGTACTCCGGGCGAACTGTGGCAGGCTGCGCAGATCTTCGCCGCGCTGGGCATGGAGCCGGTCGGCTTCTACGATCTGCGGGACGCCGCCGCCAGTGCCGTGCCCGTCGTCTCCACCGCCTTCCGGCCGGTGCTTCCCGAGGAGCTGGACCGCAATCCGTTCCGCGTCTTCACCTCGATGCTGACCCCGGCCGACCGCCGCTTCTTCGACGCCGACCTGGAGAAACGGCTGACGGCGTTCCTGGAGCGCCGCGAGCTGTTCCCACCGGAGCTGCTGGAGCCGGCGGTCCGCGCCGAACGTGAGGCGGGGCTGCCGCAGGGGCAGGCCGAACGGTTCCTGACGCTCGCGGTCGCCGCCTTCGAGCTGTCCCCGGAGCCGGTGGAGCGCGCCTGGTACGCGGAGCTGGAGAAGGTCTCCGCCGTCGCCGCCGACATCGGCGGTGTGACGAGCACCCACATCAACCACCTCACCCCGCGCGTCCTGGACATCGACGAGCTGTACCGGCGCATGGAGGACCGCGGCATCACGATGATCGACCGGATCCAGGGGCCACCGCGCTGGGACGGACCTGATGTGCTGCTGCGGCAGACGTCGTTCCGGGCGCTGGCGGAGCCCCGGACGTTCCGGGAGACGGACGGCGGCGTCACGACCGGTGCGCTGCGGGTGCGCTTCGGGGAGGTCGAGGCGCGCGGCATCGCGCTCAGCCGCGCGGGGCGGGCGCTCTACGACAGGCTCGTCGACGGCCCCGTCGAGGAGTGGACCGCGCGCTTCCCGGGCACCGAGCGCCAACTGGCCGTGGACGGGCTGGGGTTCTTCACCTACGAGGCCGTCACGGGCCGGCCGCGCGACGGGCGGCGGCCGCCGGACGACCTCGCCGGCCTGCTCGCCGGCGGCTGGCTCACTGCCCGCCCCATCGTCTACGAGGACTTCCTGCCGCGCTCGGCGGCCGGGATCTTCCAGTCGAACCTCACCGATCCGGGCGCCCGGGACTCCGCGCAGACGGGCACCCACTACGACCAGCACGGGATGTCCGAGGCGATCGGACGCACGGTCCACGACCCCTTCGAGCTGTATGCCGCCCAGCAGAACGACTCGCTGGCACGGGCCAGGCGGGCCCTGGGAGACATCGAGGAGAGCGACGTATGACCACCACCGCACTGCCCGGAACGGACGCGCTGCGGGCGCGGGCCGAGGACGCCCTGCGCCGCTGCGGCGCACAGCTGCCGGCCGGCGGCACGGGTGTCACCGCCCGTACGCCGCTGACGGGCGGCACGCTCCGTACCCTGCCCGCCGCCACCCCCGAGGGCGCGGCCGCCACGATCGCGGCAGCCGAGGCCGCCTTCGGGGAGTGGCGCACGATCCCCGCACCGCGCCGCGGTGCCCTGGTCAAGCGGCTCGGCGAACTGCTCACCGAGCACAAGGAGGACCTCGCCGAGCTCGTCACCATCGAGGCCGGGAAGATCCGCTCCGAGGCGCTCGGCGAGGTGCAGGAGATGATCGACATCTGCGATTTCGCGGTCGGCCTCTCCCGGCAGCTGTACGGCCGCACGATGGCCTCCGAGCGGCCGGGGCACCGGCTCTCCGAGAGCTGGCACCCGCTGGGTGTGGTCGGGGTGATCTCCGCGTTCAACTTCCCCGTCGCCGTCTGGTCCTGGAACACGGCGATCGCGCTGGTCTGCGGCGACACGGTGGTGTGGAAGCCCTCCGAGCTGACCCCGCTGACCGCCCTGGCCTGCGCCGCGCTGCTCGGCCGCGCGGCCTCGGACACCGGCGCACCGGAAGGCGTGCACGGGCTGCTGCTCGGCGGCCGCGACTGCGGTGAACTGCTCGTCGACGACGAGCGGGTGGCGCTGGTCAGTGCGACCGGGTCCGTGCGGATGGGCAGGGAGGTGGGGCCGCGGGTGGCCGCCCGGTTCGGCCGCTGTCTGCTGGAGCTGGGTGGCAACAACGCGGCGGTCGTCACCCCGTCCGCCGATCTCGCTCTCGCGGTGCGCGGCATCGTCTTCTCGGCGGCCGGCACGGCGGGGCAGCGGTGCACGAGCCTGCGCCGGCTCATCGTCCACGAGGACGTCGCCGACGCCCTCGTGGAGCAGGTCGTCCATGCGTACGGCCGGCTGCCGGTCGGTGATCCCTTCCGGCCAGGGACGCTCATCGGGCCGCTGATCTCGACGGCCGCGTACGATGCGATGACCAAGGCGCTGGTCGCGGCGCAGGCCGACGGCGGCAAGGTGCTGACGGGAGGCGACCGCAGGCTGCGGGACGAGGCGCCGGAAGCGGCGTACGTCGGCCCGGCAGTGGTGCGGATGCCCGCGCAGACGGCGATCGTGCGCGAGGAGACGTTCGCGCCGATCCTGTACGTCCTGACCTACCGCACGCTGGACGAGGCGATCGAGCTGCACAACGGCGTCCCCCAGGGGCTGTCCTCGTCGATCTTCACACGGGACCAGCGCGAGGCTGAGCGTTTCCTGGCCGCCGACGGCTCCGACTGCGGCATCGCCAATGTGAACATCGGCACGTCGGGCGCGGAGATCGGCGGCGCGTTCGGCGGCGAGAAGCAGACCGGCGGCGGGCGAGAGTCCGGGTCGGACGCGTGGCGCGCCTACATGCGCAGGGCGACGAACACGGTGAACCACTCGGACGAGCTGCCGCTCGCGCAGGGCGTGAACTTCCTCTGAGCCAGGGCCCCGCCCCACGGGAAGATCGGCGGCACCCCGAGAGTTGGTAGAAGGGTGAACGATTCTGGGGTGCGGGTGGTGCGGGTGCGGGACGTGGACGTGGTCGTCATCGGCGCCGGGCAGGCGGGCCTGTCCGGCGCCTACCATCTGCGCCGGGTGGGGCTGCGCCCCGACGAGGACTTCGTGGTCCTGGACCACTCCCCCCGGCCGGGCGGCGCCTGGCAGTTCCGCTGGCCGTCGCTGACGTACGGCAAGGTCCACGGCATGCACGCGCTGCCCGGCATGGAGCTGACCGGTGCCGACGAGAGCCGCCCGTCGTCCGAGGTGATCGGCGCGTACTTCTCCCGCTACGAGCGCACCTTCGATCTGCGTGTGCACCGTCCCGTCGATGTACGCGCGGTACGCGAGGGCGAGGACGGCCGGTTGCTGGTGGAGTCGTCGGAGGGTACGTACGCCACGCGCGCCGTCATCAACGCCACCGGCACCTGGGACCGGCCGTTCTGGCCCCGCTACCCCGGGCAGGAGACCTTCCTCGGCCGCCAGTTGCACACTGCGGACTACCCGGGGCCCGAGGCGTTCGCCGGCCGCCGAGTGGTCGTGGTGGGCGGCGGGACCTCGGGGACCCAGCATCTGATGGAGATCGCGGAGGTCGCGGCGGAGACCACCTGGGTGACGCGCCGCCCTCCGGTCTTCCGCGAAGGCCCGTTCGGGGAGGAGCAGGGCCGGGCGGCGGTCTCGCTCGTGGAGGAGCGCGTGCGCAGCGGGCTCCCGCCGCTGAGCGTGGTCTCCGTGACCGGGCTGCCGCTGACCGACGCGATCCGGCGTGCCCGCACCGACGGTGTGCTGGACCGGCTCCCGATGTTCGACCGGATCACGCCGACCGGGGTGGCCTGGGACGACGGCCGGGCGGTCGCCGCGGACGTCATCCTCTGGGCCACGGGCTTCCGTGCCGTGATCGACCATCTCGCCCCGCTGCGGCTCCGGGAGCCGGGGGGCGGCATAGCGCTGGACGGCACGCGCGCGGTGCGCGACCCACGCATCCACCTGGTCGGCTACGGCCCGTCGGCCTCGACGATCGGCGCCAACCGCGCCGGCCGTGCCGCGGTCCACGAGATCCAGCAACTGCTGGACCGGGCCCCGGCGCTCGACCCGGAGCCGGCCGTCGCTGCCGTGCCGCTCTGAGGCCGGGCCCCGGGAGCGGCGCGGACCGACCCGGCGCGTTCGTCGAGAGCGCGCCGCACCGGGCTCAGGGTGCGACCGGGGCCAGCTCGGCGTCCCTGCGGACCAGGGCGGCATAGCGGCCTTCCCGGTCGAGCAGCTCCTCGTGCGTACCGCGCTCGACTATCCGGCCGCTGTCGAGGACGACGATCTGATCGGCGTCCCGCACGGTCGAGAGCCGGTGGGCGATGGTGATGGTCGTGCGGCCGGCCGACAGGGCGTCGATCGCCTGCTGGACCGCGTGCTCCGTCCGGGTGTCCAGTGCGCTGGTCGCCTCGTCCAGAATCAGCACCGGCGGATCGCGCAGGATCGTGCGCGCGATGGCGAGGCGCTGCTTCTCACCGCCCGAGAAGCGGTATCCGCGCTCGCCGACCAGAGTGTCGTACCCGTCGGGCAGGGCCGCAATGTGGTCATGGATCTGTGCGGACCGTGCGGCCGCCCACATTTCCTCGTCCGTGGCGTCCGGCTTGGCGAAGCGCAGGTTGTCGGCGACGGAGGCGTGGAAGAGGTAGGTCTCCTGCGAGACGACGCCCACCGTCCGCGACAGCGTGTCGAAGTCGAGGTCGCGCACGTCCGCCCCGTCGATCGTGACCCGGCCCGCGGTGACGTCGTACAGCCGGGGCACGAGATAGCTGAGCGTGGACTTGCCGGATCCGGTGGGCCCGACAACGGCCAGGCTGGCGCCCGCGGGCACAGTGACATCGATGCCGGCGAGCGTCGTCCCGTTCCTCTCGTCGTAGCTGAAGTCGACGTCCTCGAAGCGGACTTCGCCGCGGATCTTCTCCAGCCGGACCGGCTTCTCCGGCTCGGTGATGTCCACCGGCAGGTCCAGGTACTCGAAGATCCGGTGGAACAGGGCGAGCGAGGTCTGGATCTGCACACCCGTGGAGAGCAGGCTCACGGCCGGGCGGAAGAGGCCCTGCTGGAGGGAGACGAAGGCGACCAGCGTGCCGATCGATATCGCGGGCCCGCCGGACCCCATGGTGAGTCCCGCGGCCCAGTAGAGAAGGGCCGGCATGGCGGCCATCACCATGCCAATGGTGGCCATCCGCCACCGGCCGGCCATGCTGGAGCGGACCTCCAGGTCGACCAGGCGCTCGGACTCGTCGGCGAAGGAGCGGGTGAGCGAGTCGGCGCGGCCCATCGTGCGGCCGAGGAGGATGCCGCTGACCGACAGCGACTCGGTGACCGTGGCGGCCATCGCGGCCATCTGCTTCTGCCGCTGCGTGGTGATCTTCCTGCGCTCACGGCCGACGCGGCGGCTGATCGCCACGAACACCGGCAGCAGGAGGAGCGACACGGCGGTCAGCCGCCAGTCCAGCGCGAGCATCGCGACGATCGTGGCGACGACCGCGGTGACGTTGGAGACGAGGGAGGTCGCGGTCGAGGTGACGGTCGCCTGCATCCCGCCGATGTCGTTGGCGATGCGGGACTGGACCTCGCCGGTGCGGGTCCTGGTGAAGAAGGCGAGCGGCATCCGCTGCAGCCGGGCGTAGACCCCGGTGCGCAGATCGTGCATGACGCGCTGGCCGACGGTGGTCGAGATCAGTGTCTGCAGCACGCCGAAGGCCCCCGATGTCACGGAGGCGAGGATCATGCCGAGGGCGAGCAGCGAGAGCAGGCCCGTCCGGCCCTGGGGAATCGCGGTGTCCAGGATCTCGCGGAGCATGAACGGCGACGCCACCGAGACCAGCGACGAGGCCCCGACGAGCAGCCCGACGATCGCGAGCCGGCCCCGGTACGGCCGGAAGAGCCGGAGGATGCGCCGCACCTGCGCGGGCTGCTCGGGAAGCGGCGGACGCGTGGGGTCGAGCGGGCGGTCCGGAGGCGTCCAGGAAGGACCTTCATCGTGCGGGCGCATGGGCTCCTTCCCAGGGTGTGGAGACACGGACTCGAGGAGCATAGCTCATTGTTACCTATACTCACAATGAACCAGGTCCTGATATGGTTCCCGTATGAACTCGCCCGTCCCCGCCCCCGATCCGGACGGCCTGCTGGCCGAGCAGCTGCTGCGGCTGACCCGCCGGCTCCACCGCATCCAGAAGCGTCATCTGGAGCCCGTCGGCATCACCCCCGCGCAGTCCCGGCTGCTGCGGGTCGTGGCCCACTACGACGGGGCGCCCCGGATGGCCGACCTGGCCGACCGGCTGGAGGTGGTGCCGCGCGCGATCACCACGCTGGTCGACGGGCTGGAGGCGAGCGGCCGGGTCCGCCGGGTGCCGGACCCGGCCAACCGCCGGGTGGTGCGCATCGAGCTGACCGAGACCGGCCGTGTGACGCTGCGGGAGCTGCGCAGCGCGCGCCGGGCGGCCGCGGAGGACATTCTGGCGCCCCTGACCACCGCCCAGCGCGAGGTGCTCGGCGGGCTGCTTTCCGCTCTCGTCGACGGCGTGCCGGGGCCGCGCTGCCGGCCCGCCGCCGAGTCCTCCTAGCCCGCGCGGCCGGCGGTCGGCGGTCGGCGGTCGGCGCCTTCGAAGCCAGGGCCCCCGGAGCCGGCCCCCGCGACCGTCGGCGCCGTCGCCGTCGCCGCCTTCCGAGTTACTCCGCGCAGCTGACCTTCAGATCGGCCCAGTCCGCGTGGTCGTTGCCGTTCCCGTCGTCGGCCGTGGTGGCGACGAGGCTCACGAACTGCGCCCCGCTGATGTCCACTTCGAGGTGGCGGGCCGAGTCCTGCCACGAGACCTTCCCCGTGTCCACGGCCTTCTCACGGTCCGTCCACACCTCGAAGGTGACCGTGCCGCGCTGTGCCGCCACATGGTCCTGGCTGTCGTCGACGCCGACGTCCGCGGTGAGCGTCGTACAGCGGCCCGCCGTGTAGTAGACGGCCTCGCTCCAGGCGTGCGTGCCCAACCCCTTGGCGTAGACGGTGCCGCCGATCGTGAGCGGTGTTCCGTCGCCCTGGGGCTGGTCGCCGTTGGTCATGTCGCGCTCCATCGGGCCCCAGCCGTTGGTGGACTTCACCCAGGGGGTGTCACTGAGCGGGCCGGCACCGCCCGGCACCGCCTCGGCGACGGTCACCCGGGTCGTGGAGGTGTCCGTGACGGCGCGGCCCCCGACCGTGTACCGCGCGGTGGCGGTGAGGTCGTACGAACCCGGCCCGAGCCCCGCCGGCGGAGTGACCGTCCACTCGGTCGCCAGCGGACGCCCTTCCCGTACGACGGAGGCCCGGGCCGGACCCGCCGCCTCGACCGTCCAGCCCTCCGGCGCCTCGACCCGTACCGACGCCTCCTTCAGGGGCACCCGGCCGAGACCGGCGAGTTCCGTGCGCACGGCTCCCGGCCGGCCCGGCTCGACGAGCGAGGCCGCGGCGCCCTCGTACAGCAGCGGTGTGGTGAGCCCGAAGGAACGCGCGGGGGTGGCGGGTGCGGGTGCGCCGGGGCCGGCCGGGGCGACCCGGTAGACGGTGACCCCGTGCGCCGGAACCCCGGCCTTCAGCACGCCGTTGCTGTGCAGCTCCTCGCCGGTGAACAGATCGCTCAGCCGGTAGGCGCCGGCGCGCGGCAGGCCGGCGGCCGCCGCGGTCGTGGAGATCGTCACCGCGTAGTCGTTCTCGTTGTAGAGCGCGACGGCGACCGAGCCGTCGGCGAGCGGCTTGGCCAGGACGTACGCCCCGCCGCTCTCGGAGACCACAGCAGCCTGCCTGCCGAGCCGGTCCTGGTCGACCGCGACCAGGCCCCGGTTGAGGAGGAGTTCCAGCGTCTGCGGTGAGGCGCTGTTCAGGTCCGTGCCGATCATGATGGGCGCGGCCATCATCGCCCAGAGGGCGAAGTGAGTGCGGTACTCGTGGTCGGTCATGCCGCCGTTGCCGACCTGGAGCATGTCGGGGTCGTTCCAGTGGCCCGGGCCCGCGTACGGCGCGAGGGTCAGGTTCTTGCGGATGATGGTCTTGACGCTGTCCCAGTCGTCGGTGATGTCCCCGGTGGTGCGCCACAGCTGACCGCCGACCGATGTCCCCCATTCCCAGGGCCGGTTGGCGCCCCACTCACAGATGCTGTAGACGATCGGGCGGCCGGTGGCGGCGATCGCCTCGCCCATGGCGCGGTAGCGGTCCTGGGCGGGCAGGCCCTGGTTGTTGCAGTTGTCGTACTTGAGGTAGTCGATGCCCCAGTCGGCGAAGGTCTGCGCATCGGTCGTCTCATGGCCGAGGCTGCCGGGGTACCCGGCGCAGGTGCTGGTGCCGGCGTCGCCGTAGATGCCGAGCTTCAGGCCCTTGGCGTGGGCGTAGTCGGCGAGCCACGCCATCCCGTTCGGGAACTTGCCGGGGTCGGCGACCAGCCGGCCGTCGGCGTCGCGCTGCTTCAGGCTCCAGCAGTCGTCGATGGTGACGTACTCGTAGCCCGCGCCCTTCAGCCCCTTGGCGACGAACGCGTCCACCGTGTCGGTGATGAGCTGCTGGTTCACCCCGCAGCCCACGGCGTTCCAGCTGTTCCAGCCCATCGGCGGGGTCCGGGCGAGCGGCGGACGGTCGTCGGCGGGCGCCGTCGACGGGGCGGGCGCGGTCGACGCGCCGGGCGCGGTGGGCGGGGCGGCCGCGCTTCCCGTCCCGGTCGCTCCGGCGAGGAGGGCGGCGGTGCAGAGCACGGCGGTCAGCAGTCGTCTCATGGCGCGGCAGTGAAGCCGATCCGGCCGGGGTACGGCCAGTGGTCGGGCACGGCCGGGGCCAAGAGTCCATGGTCCCGTCCCAAGAGTCCAACAGGCGCTCTTGCGCATCAGAAGCCCCAACAGACAGGGTCCTTCACGGAATTCATGAACCAGGCCACGCACCAGCCACGGAGGTTCGATGAACGACGCGACAGCGCAGCAGCCCCAGGGCGGCGCCGAGGAGGGGAACGAGGGTTCGATGAGCCGTCGTTCCGTCCTGCGGACCACAGCGGGCGTCGCCGGAGCCGGAATTGGGCTCGGCGCGATCGGCGGTGTCGGTGCTGCGGGCATCGCCCGAGCGGCGGAGTCCGGCTCCGCGGCCGCCGGGACCGCCGTCCCCGAGCGCCAGGGCCGCACAATGGCCGGTGTCCCGTTCGAGGGGCGCAGCACCGTGCGGGTCGGGATCATCGGCCTCGGCAACCGCGGTGGCTCCATGATCGACCTCTACCTGGCGCTTCCCGGCGTCCAGGTGGTCGCGGTCTGCGACCCGGTCAAGGCCAAGGCGGAGGCCGCCGCGGCGAAGGTGGTGCAGGCGGGTCAGCCGGCGCCCGCCGTCTACGCGAAGGACGAGGACGACTACGAGAACCTGTGCAAGCGCGGCGACATCGACTTCGTCTACGTCGCCACGCCCTGGGACGTCCACTTCGTGATGGCGAAGACGGCGATGCTGAACGGCAAGCACGTCGGCGTGGAGTGTCCCGTCGCGATGCGGCTCGACGAGCTGTGGGCGCTGGTCGACCTCTCCGAGCGCACTCGGCGGCACTGCATGCAGCTGGAGAACTGCTGCTACGGCCGCAACGAGATGCGGGTCCTGCGGATGGCGCACGCGGGCAAGTTCGGGCAGCTGCTGCACGGGGCGGGTGCGTACAACCACGATCTGCGGGGGCTGATGTTCTCGCCGACGTACTACGAGGGGCCCTGGCGGCGGCTGTGGCACACCCGGCTGCGCGGTGACCTCTATCCCAACCACGGCTTCGGCCCCGTCGCCAACTACATGGACGTCAACCGCGGCGACCGTGTCGTGAGCATCAGCAGCTTCGGCACCCCGGCGCTCGGCCTCGCCGAGTACCGCGCCGCCAACATGCCGCCCGGGGACCCGAGCTGGAAGGAGTCGTACATCGAGAGCGACCGCACCATCAGTATGGTGCGCACGGCCAAGGGGCGGGTGATCCGCCTTGAACACGATGTGTCGACCCCACACCCCTACAGCCGGATCAACAGCCTCGGCGGGACCAAGGGTGTGTTCGAGGACTACCCGACCCGGATCTATCTGGAGCCGGACCATGATGACGACCAGTGGAAGGACTTCGGCGCCTACGCCGACTGGGACCACTGGCTCTGGAAGGAGCACGCCAACCCGCCCGGCGGCCACGGCGGCATGGACTACATCATGGTGTTCCGGCTGATGCAGTGCATGCGGCTGGGTCTCGTGCCCGACTTCGACGTGTACGACGCGGCGACCTGGACGGCGCCGGTCCCGCTGAGCCATCTGTCGGTGAAGGCCAACGGCGCGCCCCTGGAGATACCGGACTTCACGCGCGGCGAGTGGCGCAAGGCCCGCTCCGGCGTGGACTCGGAGAAGCCCGCGGAGTGAGGCCGGGGTGCCCTGCGGGGCCCGGCCGCCCATGCCGGGTCCCGCACCGCGACGCCGTCACCCGGACTGCGCGGGCTGCTCCTGGCCGTCCTTGGTGTCGACCTGCCCGGGGCGGTCCTCCGGTACGTGGACGTCCTCGCCGTTCAGCACCTTCCTCGCGGTCACCCGGTCGAGGACGCCCTCCCACCGCGACACGACGAAGACCGCCACGCAGTTGCCCGGCAGATCGGTCGCGCCCCGCATCGCGTCCATGATCCGGTCGACGCCCAGCAGCAGCGCCACCGCGCCGACCGGGATGACGCCGAGCGCGGACGCGGTCGCGGAGAGGGCGAGGAAGGCGGAGCCGGATCATGGCCGGTTGTCGTCACGGCGCCTGAAAATCGCTTGCTACGAACGACTGCGGAGAGCGAACCTTGCACGTCCGAGGCCCTTTCTTCCGAACGACTGGGACGTCATGCAGATTCGCGATCTTCCGTATCTCGATCCCGGAGTACCGGACACGCGGTCGGGTCTCCGGTACCTCGTCTGGCTCGGGCGCAATCAGCTCGGCGGGCAACTGAAGGCACTCGCGTGGGGCATGCTGCACTTCGTCTCGGTGATGGCCCTCCCGTACGGCGTCGGCTTCGCCGTGCAGGCCGTGGTGGAGCGCTCCGGCACCCGGCTCGCGCTCGCGGGCGGGCTGATCGCCCTCACGACGGTCGGTATCGCTGTCGGCGACACGATGCTGCACCGCACGGCCGTCACCAACTGGATCACCGCGGCCGCCCGGACGCAGCAGCTGCTGGCCCGCAGGACCGCCGAGCTGGGCTCCGCGCTCACCCGGCGGGTCGCGGCCGGCGAGGTCGTCGCCGTCTCGACGGGCGACGTCGAGAAGATCGGCTGGTTCGTGGAGGCGGTCTCGCGCTTCCTCGCCGCGGCACTCACGGTCGTCCTGGTCGTCGTGGGGCTGCTCGTCTACCAGCCGGCGCTCGGCGTCGTGGTCGCGATCGGCGTACCGGTGCTGGCGCTCGGCGTGCTGCCCCTGCTCCCCCGCGCCACACGGCTGGCGGACGCGCAGCGCGAGAAGGCGGGCAAGGCCACCGAGCTGGCCTCCGACACGGTCGCCGGGCTGCGGGTGCTGCGCGGTATCGGCGGCGAGGAGCTGTTCCTGCGGCGCTACCGGCGCGCCTCGCAGGAGGTGCGCCGGGCCGCCGTCCGCAGCGCCCGCATGTGGTCGCTGATCACGGCCGTTCAGGTGCTGCTGCCCGGCCTGCTGCTGATCGCCGTCGTCTGGTACGGCATCGGGCTGGTCGGCGAGGGGCGGATCGAGATCGGTGAACTCGTCACCGTCTACAGCGCGGTGATGCTGCTGAGCTACCCGCTGCGGCACTTCGAGGAGATCGCGATGGCGTACTCGTTCTCGCGGCCCTCCGCGCGGAGGGCGGCGCGGGTGCTGTCGCTGGAGCGCCCGTCGGGCGGCTCCGGGGACGCGTCCGACGGTACGCCGGCGGGCGATCTGTACGACCCGGCGAGCGGGCTGCTCGCCCCGGCCGGGACGCTGACCGCGGTCGTCTGCGGCGATCCTGACGCGGCGGGCCGGCTGGCAGAGCGGCTCGGCGGGCATGCCGCCGAGCCGGAGGGCCTGCCCTCGGTGCTGCTCGGCGGGGTCGCCCTGGACGAGCAGCCCCGCGAGACCGCCCGCGCCGCGGTGCTGGTCCAGGACAAGGACCCGGTGCTGCTCTCCGGCAGCCTGACGGAGCTGCTCGACGTGCCCGCGTCCGGCGAGGTCTCCGCCACCGAGGCCCTGGCCGCCGCCGAGTGCGCGGACGTGCTCGACGCGCTTGCGCAGGCGGCGCTGGACGGCGACCCGATGGGCGCGCCGATCACCGAGCGCGGCCGCTCGCTCTCCGGCGGGCAGCGGCAGCGGCTGGCCCTGGCCAGGTCGCTGGTCGCGGACCCCGAGGTGCTCGTGCTCGACGAGCCGACGTCGGCGGTCGACTCGCACACGGAGGCGCGGATCGCCGAGGGCGTGCGGGCGCTGCGGACGGGGCGTACGACGGTCGTCCTCACGTCGTCTCCGCTGCTGCTCGACCGGGCCGACCGGGTGGTGCTCGTCCACGAGAGCGAGGTCGTGGCCGTCGGCGTGCACCGGGAGCTGCTGCACAAGGAGCCGCGCTACCGGGAGGTGGTGACCCGGGAGACGGAGGCGGAACGGCTCGCCGTGCGGCCGGGTCCGGGCGCCGGGGAAGCGATCGGCACGGACGGGGA from Streptomyces formicae includes these protein-coding regions:
- a CDS encoding ABC transporter transmembrane domain-containing protein, producing MQIRDLPYLDPGVPDTRSGLRYLVWLGRNQLGGQLKALAWGMLHFVSVMALPYGVGFAVQAVVERSGTRLALAGGLIALTTVGIAVGDTMLHRTAVTNWITAAARTQQLLARRTAELGSALTRRVAAGEVVAVSTGDVEKIGWFVEAVSRFLAAALTVVLVVVGLLVYQPALGVVVAIGVPVLALGVLPLLPRATRLADAQREKAGKATELASDTVAGLRVLRGIGGEELFLRRYRRASQEVRRAAVRSARMWSLITAVQVLLPGLLLIAVVWYGIGLVGEGRIEIGELVTVYSAVMLLSYPLRHFEEIAMAYSFSRPSARRAARVLSLERPSGGSGDASDGTPAGDLYDPASGLLAPAGTLTAVVCGDPDAAGRLAERLGGHAAEPEGLPSVLLGGVALDEQPRETARAAVLVQDKDPVLLSGSLTELLDVPASGEVSATEALAAAECADVLDALAQAALDGDPMGAPITERGRSLSGGQRQRLALARSLVADPEVLVLDEPTSAVDSHTEARIAEGVRALRTGRTTVVLTSSPLLLDRADRVVLVHESEVVAVGVHRELLHKEPRYREVVTRETEAERLAVRPGPGAGEAIGTDGDAGDITVAVAVASEIDIDIEETA
- a CDS encoding Gfo/Idh/MocA family protein translates to MNDATAQQPQGGAEEGNEGSMSRRSVLRTTAGVAGAGIGLGAIGGVGAAGIARAAESGSAAAGTAVPERQGRTMAGVPFEGRSTVRVGIIGLGNRGGSMIDLYLALPGVQVVAVCDPVKAKAEAAAAKVVQAGQPAPAVYAKDEDDYENLCKRGDIDFVYVATPWDVHFVMAKTAMLNGKHVGVECPVAMRLDELWALVDLSERTRRHCMQLENCCYGRNEMRVLRMAHAGKFGQLLHGAGAYNHDLRGLMFSPTYYEGPWRRLWHTRLRGDLYPNHGFGPVANYMDVNRGDRVVSISSFGTPALGLAEYRAANMPPGDPSWKESYIESDRTISMVRTAKGRVIRLEHDVSTPHPYSRINSLGGTKGVFEDYPTRIYLEPDHDDDQWKDFGAYADWDHWLWKEHANPPGGHGGMDYIMVFRLMQCMRLGLVPDFDVYDAATWTAPVPLSHLSVKANGAPLEIPDFTRGEWRKARSGVDSEKPAE